From the Candidatus Nomurabacteria bacterium genome, one window contains:
- the mltG gene encoding endolytic transglycosylase MltG: MDTQDSSTNPDINQVVSNKWFNNKKRNLIISFLILALFLVTVRSVFVPSSSFNVGSSIEVEYGDSLMTISEKLYDAGVIESIPVFQFFVVLYGNDKSILAGSYYFDRPISTINVALRMVRGDYNKEEIRVTFPEGMTVYEMSNLLDKKISNFNKEKFLEIAEAKEGYLFPDTYFISPSADEEDIINQLEKNFERRISEIEEKFLESEHSLEDIIIMASIIEKEASGDDDRSVISGILWKRIRIGMALQVDATLTYITGRDSSELTLSDLDSKSPFNTYENKGLPPSPISNPGILSIVAALEPTESPYLYYLHDSNGGIHYARNFEEHKQNKALYLQ; this comes from the coding sequence ATGGACACACAAGACTCTTCAACAAACCCTGATATAAACCAAGTAGTTTCAAATAAATGGTTTAATAATAAAAAACGAAATCTAATAATTTCGTTTTTAATACTTGCCTTATTTTTAGTTACAGTTAGATCTGTTTTTGTTCCCTCGAGTAGTTTCAATGTTGGCTCTTCTATTGAGGTGGAGTACGGAGATAGTCTTATGACTATATCTGAAAAACTTTATGATGCTGGCGTAATAGAATCTATACCAGTATTTCAGTTTTTTGTAGTTTTGTATGGAAACGACAAGAGTATTTTAGCTGGTAGTTATTATTTTGATAGACCTATTTCTACAATCAATGTAGCATTGCGTATGGTTAGAGGTGACTACAACAAGGAAGAGATTAGGGTTACTTTTCCAGAAGGTATGACTGTATACGAAATGAGTAATTTATTGGACAAAAAGATTTCAAATTTTAATAAAGAGAAGTTCTTAGAGATAGCAGAAGCAAAGGAAGGGTATCTTTTTCCTGATACATATTTTATATCTCCAAGTGCAGATGAAGAGGATATAATAAATCAGCTCGAGAAAAATTTTGAAAGAAGAATTTCGGAAATTGAAGAAAAGTTTCTAGAATCTGAACATTCTCTCGAAGATATAATCATAATGGCCTCTATAATAGAAAAAGAGGCGAGTGGTGACGACGATAGATCAGTTATATCCGGAATACTTTGGAAGAGAATTAGGATCGGTATGGCATTGCAAGTAGACGCAACACTGACTTATATAACTGGTAGGGATTCAAGTGAGCTTACTCTAAGTGATCTTGATAGCAAATCTCCATTCAACACTTATGAGAATAAGGGCCTACCACCATCTCCGATTTCGAATCCCGGTATCTTGTCTATTGTAGCTGCTCTAGAGCCTACAGAGAGTCCGTATCTTTATTATTTGCACGATAGCAATGGGGGTATTCATTACGCAAGAAACTTCGAAGAGCACAAGCAAAACAAGGCTCTATATTTACAATAA
- a CDS encoding 3'-5' exonuclease, with product MHKQNLAFIDTETTGLDPENHEIIQIGCVLVSQNQDADGNQVYEIVEEFELKVKPEKIENADKVALRINGYNEADWVFAYTLKEAMQIFSDKTKDAIMVAHNMPFDFAFLLKAFSTTKVENKLHYHKLDTISIAYAKAKKRDDISRFSLRFLCEVFKIDNKKAHTALSDCRATFELYKKLMNL from the coding sequence ATGCACAAACAAAATTTGGCTTTTATTGATACGGAAACTACAGGTCTTGATCCAGAAAATCATGAGATTATTCAAATTGGTTGTGTATTGGTTTCGCAAAACCAAGACGCTGATGGTAATCAAGTCTATGAAATTGTCGAAGAATTTGAGCTCAAGGTAAAGCCAGAAAAAATTGAAAATGCAGACAAGGTTGCTTTGCGTATAAACGGTTACAATGAGGCTGATTGGGTTTTTGCCTACACTCTAAAAGAAGCGATGCAGATTTTTTCTGATAAAACTAAAGATGCGATTATGGTAGCTCATAATATGCCTTTTGATTTTGCTTTTTTATTAAAAGCTTTTTCCACTACAAAAGTTGAAAACAAACTTCATTATCACAAGCTCGACACTATATCTATTGCATACGCAAAGGCAAAAAAACGTGATGATATAAGTAGATTCTCTTTGAGATTTCTATGTGAGGTTTTTAAAATAGATAACAAGAAGGCACACACAGCTCTCTCAGATTGTCGTGCTACTTTCGAATTGTATAAAAAACTCATGAATCTATAG